The following coding sequences lie in one Streptomyces sp. NBC_00510 genomic window:
- a CDS encoding extracellular solute-binding protein translates to MRRSRSSEGNRPSRFLGVAGATMVVVSLVAGCGGGGFASTDSSDPKSGAKGTVRMLVNITPNLTKSYWRGLVAPFEKANPGIKVQIDAPTSSDGGVDTTLPQLLAAGNPPDVVEGSHSVKVLPQLRDLSDLQWAASAPMADAQRRDGRLYDVSFGQQAQSLIFYNKTAFTKAGITEPPTSMQELTADMAKLKKAGYLPMQTAGEWVTQAQVMMLFDPTLTAGDADWFRKAAAGKQTLSKDLGPSLALYKSWLDKGYVDKNALGVKYPEGESEFLSGKSALYPMGCWFVAAEAQAKKNFEIGVFAAPQLNSSGPARLAVTPGANYRIFKASKHQNAAAKLVEFLTTDHEAVESQLKQDSSFRTGYPYQLSPLADEVQKLFDASKDNQAIVGSGEYQMPAGFEDAANKEIQSLYTGADPASALKNVDAWLKAQPK, encoded by the coding sequence ATGAGACGCAGCAGGTCCAGCGAGGGGAACAGACCCAGCAGGTTCCTGGGTGTGGCGGGGGCGACCATGGTCGTCGTCAGCCTGGTGGCCGGATGTGGGGGTGGCGGTTTCGCGTCCACCGACTCCAGCGACCCGAAGTCGGGAGCCAAGGGCACGGTGCGGATGTTGGTGAACATCACGCCCAACCTGACCAAGTCCTACTGGAGGGGGCTGGTCGCCCCCTTCGAGAAGGCGAACCCCGGGATCAAGGTCCAGATCGACGCCCCCACCTCGTCGGACGGAGGAGTGGACACCACGCTTCCCCAGCTGCTCGCCGCAGGCAACCCCCCGGACGTAGTCGAGGGCTCTCACAGTGTCAAGGTCCTGCCGCAGCTGCGTGATCTTTCCGACCTGCAGTGGGCCGCCTCGGCCCCCATGGCGGACGCCCAGCGCCGCGACGGCCGTCTGTACGACGTGTCGTTCGGGCAGCAGGCGCAGTCGTTGATCTTCTACAACAAGACGGCCTTCACCAAGGCGGGCATCACCGAGCCGCCGACGAGCATGCAGGAACTCACCGCCGACATGGCCAAGCTCAAGAAGGCCGGCTACCTGCCCATGCAGACGGCGGGGGAGTGGGTCACCCAGGCGCAGGTCATGATGCTCTTCGACCCCACCCTCACGGCCGGCGACGCCGACTGGTTCCGGAAGGCGGCCGCCGGCAAGCAGACGCTGAGCAAGGACCTGGGACCGTCGCTGGCCCTGTACAAGTCCTGGCTGGACAAGGGCTATGTGGACAAGAACGCGCTGGGCGTGAAGTACCCCGAGGGCGAGTCCGAGTTCCTGTCCGGCAAATCAGCGCTGTACCCGATGGGGTGCTGGTTCGTGGCCGCTGAGGCCCAGGCCAAGAAGAACTTCGAGATCGGGGTGTTCGCCGCCCCCCAGCTCAACAGCTCCGGCCCCGCGCGTCTCGCGGTCACTCCCGGGGCCAACTACCGGATCTTCAAGGCGAGCAAGCACCAGAACGCCGCGGCCAAGCTGGTGGAGTTCCTCACCACCGATCACGAGGCGGTGGAGAGCCAGCTCAAGCAGGACTCCTCCTTCCGCACCGGCTACCCGTACCAGCTCTCCCCACTGGCCGACGAGGTGCAGAAGCTCTTCGACGCTTCGAAGGACAACCAGGCGATCGTCGGCAGCGGTGAGTACCAGATGCCCGCGGGCTTCGAGGACGCGGCGAACAAGGAGATCCAGAGCCTGTACACCGGGGCGGATCCGGCCTCGGCGCTGAAGAACGTTGATGCCTGGCTCAAGGCGCAGCCCAAGTGA